GGGTCCTCCTCGCGCAGGATACGGAGCATGCCCGCGAGTCCGCCGTGACGCAGTTCCTCGGCCTCGAAGGGAAGCGCTCCCACGAGGATCTCGTAGAGGATCACGCCGAGGCTGTAGACGTCGGTGCGCGTGTCGACGTCTTCGTTCGTGAGCTCTGCCTGTTCCGGACTCATGTACTCGGGCGTTCCGATCATCTGCCCGATCGACGTGGCCATGGTCTGCTCGGTGAGCTTGCGGGTCGTGGCCTTGGCCACGCCGAAGTCGATCACCTTCGGTGAGGGCTGCGCGTCGACGTCGGCCACCAGGATGTTCGAGGGCTTGAGGTCGCGATGCACGACCGACTTCTGGTGCGCGTGCCCGACCGCGTGGCAGACCTTCTGGAACAGTTCGAGCCGGGCTCTCGTGTCCAGACGTCGGCGATCGCAGTACTCGTTGATCGGCGTTCCCTGGACGTACTCCATCGCGAAGAAGGGGCGTCCGTGTGGAGTCGTGCCCGCGTCGAAGACCCGTGCGATGCACGGATGATCCATCAAGGCGAGCGCCTGTCGTTCGGCCTCGAACCGCGCGAGCACTTCGCGCGAATCCATACCCGCCTTGATCAGTTTGAGGGCGACGGTTCGCCGGATCGGGGCCGCCTGGTCGGCCTTCCAGACCTCGCCCATGCCCCCGGTTCCGATCCGATGGCGGAGCACGTAGGGTCCGAGTCGAGCACCTTCATGGGCGCTGGGGTCGGCGGCCTGCGGCGAGCCCGGGTTCTCGCCGGAGGAATGCAGGGTGCGATCGTCGTTCATCCGCGGATTCTACCGCTCGGGGGCCGAAGAGCCCAGCGCTTTGGTCATCGGCCTTCGGATTCCGATTCTGCGGGCCGCGACGTCTCCTCGAGCAGATAGAGGAACGACTCGAAGGGCCGGCCCGTCTGCGCACCCAGCCCGGTCTCGCACGTGAGGTTCGAGCTGACGAATCGCTGCGCTCCGGCAGCCTCGAGGTCGCCCTTCTCCCGTCTCAGCGCGCTGGCCGAGAGTTCGGGGAAGATCAACCCGCGATCGCCGGCCGTGGCACAGCACGCCAGGTTCTCGGGCACGATCACCTGCCGGCTGGCCGCGTCGACGCAGGCCACCAGGTCGGTATCGGCGCCGAAGTGGCGCGCGGCGCAGTTCGGGTGCACGAAGGCGACGGCATCGGTCGGTTCGATGGTGAGCCGCGGCACGAGGGTCTCCCGCGCGAAGCGGGTCACGTCGCGGAGGTCGAGGTCTTCCCACTGTCGGCGGGCCGCGCCCTCCAGCGTCTGCCCGTTCTCCAATGCGGCGTGCGTGCACGACGACGCGTCGATCACCACGGGGACCCGTCCGCCGTCGCTCAGCTCGTGCAGTCGGCCCACCAGATCCGCGAGCAAGTCGATCGAAGCGGCCGCGTGACCCTTCGACGCCATCGCCAGCCCGCAGCACGCGCCTCCGAGGGCGGCGGGGGCCCAGGCCCGGACGCCGGCGCGTTCGCAGAGCGTGAGCAGGATCTCGGTCTGTGACGCGTCGTGACCGCGGGGTCGGCCCATGATCCGCGAGACGCAGGTCGGGAAGACGATGGCCTCGGGCGCGGCCGGCGGCGCATCGGTCATGAAGTCCAGGCTTCGAGGCGCGTGCGGTTGCGACGGCACCCAGTCCGGCAGTTGCCAGCCGGTGACCTTCCTGGCCACGGCGACCGCTCCCCGCACGGCTCCGGCACCGAGAACCCCTTCGAGGGCGTGGGCGCTCCGCACACCGAGGCGCATGGCGGTCTCCGTCGTCCGCGCGTTGTCGACGATCCAGCGGGCGATGCGGTGCCGGCCGGTTCCGTTCTGCTCGTCGCGTAGCCGCTTGACCATGTGGCCGGTGTCGATGCCCACCGGACACGCCGTCGAACACAGGCCGTCGGCAGCACAGGTGTCGAGCCCGGCGTAGTCGTAGTCGGCGAGCAGCGAGTCGATCGTGCGATCGATCGCCGGACCGTCGCCATTCGCCAGTGGACGGGCGTGACGGAGCCGCTCGACGTGGCGCAACACGGCGATCCGCCGGCGTGGTGAAAGGGTGAGGTCGACGCTCGGACACACCTTCTCGCAGAATCCGCACTCGACACAGGCATCGACCTCCGGAGCGGCCGAGGGCAGATGCTTGAGATTCTGCAGATGACAGGTGGGGTCGTCGTTCAGGACGACCCCGGGATTGAGCACGCCGTCGGGGTCGAAGATCGCCTTCAGACGTTTCATGACGGCGAGCGCCTCGGATCCCCACTCGGCTTCGACGAAAGGTGCGATGTTGCGCCCCGTGCCGTGCTCGGCCTTCAGGGCACCACCGAGGCGATGTGCGATGAGCTCGACGAGGTCGTCCATGAAGTCGGCATAGCGTCGGGTGGCGATCTCGTCGTCGAAGCGCTGCGTGATCACGAAGTGCAGGTTCCCGTCCTTGGCGTGGCCGAAGATGATCGAACCACCGTAGCCGTGACGATCGAAGAGCTGTTGCAGACCCTCCACGCATTCGGGAAGGCGATCGACGGGCACGGCCACGTCCTCGATGATCACGGTCGTCTCGGCCGCGCGGACGGCACCGACGGCGGGGTAGAGACCCTTGCGGGCCTTCCAGATCAGGGCCTGCCGTGCGACGTCACGGGTGAACTCCGCGGGGCGGGCCAGGTCGATCTCCGCCACGGCGGCGGTGATCGCCGTCTGCAGGGCCGCGAGCTCCTCCTCCGTGGCCACCTGGTATTCCACGAGAAGGGCGGACGAGCCGTCGTGGAAGGTGACGTCTTGGCCGAGGAGTTCACGGGCGACATCGTCCACTGCGGCCAGGCTCGCCCGGTCGAAGAACTCGACCGCCCGTGCTCCCGACCCGGCGAGAACCCGGGTGGCCTCCGCCGCCTGCGCCGGAGAGTCGAAGAGCATGAAGCTGGTCGTCTTCACCGGATAGGTCGGAAGGGTCTCCAGCGTCGCCTCGGCGATGAAAGCGAGCGTGCCTTCCGACCCGATCAGCAGCCGCGGCAGGATGTCGATCGGCTCCTCGTGGTCGATGAGCGCGTTGAGCGCGTAGCCGGTCGTGTTCTTCTGGCGGTACTTGGTGCGGATGCGCTCGGTGAGCTTCTCGTCGGCGAGGACCTCGGCGCGCACACGGCGTAGACCTTCGGCCACCTGCGGCGCCTCGCGCTCGAGCGTGGCGGCGGCGTCCGGCACGCCGGTGTCGATCAGCGTGCCGTCGGCGAGCAGGACCTTCGCCGAAGCGATCGTGTGGTAGGCGTTCTCGTCCACGCCGCAGCACATTCCACTGGCGTTGTTCGCGAGGATGCCTCCCATCATGCAGCTGTCGATCGAGGCCGGGTCGGGGCCGATCCGGCGTCCGAAGGGCACGAGGAACCGGTTCACCTGGGCCCCGATGACGGCCGGCTGGACGCGGACGTACGCACCGTCGTCGAGGGCGTCGATCTCTTCCCAGGCGCGCGACAGCACGACGAGAATCCCGTCGGTGACCGCTTGACCCGACAGACTCGTTCCCGCCGCGCGGAAGGTGACGGGCACGCCGAACTCGTGGCCGACCCCGACTACGCGACGGACCTCGTCGACGTCGATCGGATGCACGACGGCGCGCGGCAACAGATGATAGAAGCTGGCGTCACTGGCCCAGGCCACGAGGTCGATCGGTCGCGTCTGGACGCGTTCGGCATCGGCCACGGCCGTGCGAAGGGCGTCGTGCAGCCGGGCGACGCCGGGGTCGGCCTCGGTCGCCGTGACGGGGATCACGTTGGATGCATCCATGGTGGACCTCGCGATCAGAACGTGTCGGGGAAGGCGACCAGCATGAGCAGCGAAGCGACGATGCCCACCACCAGACCGTAGACCAGGAAGGGCCAGACCGTCCGCCGGAGGATGACCCCTTCACGGCCGGACAGACCGACCACCGCGCACACGGCCACGATGTTGTGGATGCACACCATGTTGCCCATCGCCCCGCCGACCGCCTGCGCGGCAACGGTGATCGTACGCGAGAGTCCGAGTTCGGTGGCCACGCCCCACTGGAACTCGGCGAAGAGCAGATCGCTGACCGTGTTGGAGCCAGTGATGAACGAACCGAGTCCGCCGATGAACGAGGCCACGACCGGCCAGGCGTTGCCGACGGTCGCCGCGACCACCTCGGCCAGCGCCAGGGGCATCGAGGGCAGTCCCTGCGGGTTCGTCGCCGACAACCGGAAGATCGAGACCAGCGCCACCGCGAAGACCAGCGCGATCGCCGGATTCTTCATCTTGGCGACCGACTCGCCCCACGCCGCCCGCACGGCGGGGCCCGGCATGCGGTGCAGCCCGATCGTCAGCAGCGCGACCAGCACGAAGGGTATCGTCCCCGGTAGGTAGAGGATCGCGATCGCATTGTTGACGTTCTCGAAGCCGAGGATGCCGTCGAAGGGGATCGCCACGCCGCTCAACACGTCCTTCAGTCCGAGCTCCGGGATCCGGGTCACCACCAGGATCGCGCCGATCAGCACGTAGGGCAGCCAGGCCCGGAACTGCGACATGCGCGGCTTCAACTCGCCGGAGGTGTCGGCGGTGATCTCGCCCGTCCAGTCGGCATCCCATCCGGTGCGTGGGCCGAAGTCCCACGTTTCGGCGGGGACGAACCAGCCCTTCTTCGCACCCAGGACGATCACGCCGAGGCCCACCAGGCCGCCGATCAGCGACGGGAACTCGGGGCCGACCAGCCAGGCGAAGGCCAGGTAGGGGACCAGGAAGGACACGGCCGCGAACACGCAGAAGCGCCACGCGCGCAGTCCGGGAGCCCACGATCGCTCGGGCCCGAACGACCGGGTCATGAAGCCGAGAACGAAGATCGGCAGCAGGATGATCATCGGCGCGTGGAGCACGGTCGCCCACTGCCCGACGAGCGCGTTGAAGCCCTCGACCGAATCGAAGGGAAGCCCGGGAACGTCGGCGGCGATCGCGCGCTCGACCAGTGGGTGCACGTAGCGGAGCCCCAGGACGATCGGTGTCCCCACGGCGCCGAAGGTCACCGGGAAGGAGTTGAAGACCAGGCACACCACGGCCGCCGCGAGGGGAGGGAAGCCGAGCGAGATCAACAGAGGGGCGGCGAGAGCGGCGGGAGTGCCGAAGCCGGCGGCGCCCTCGACGAAGGCCGTGAACATGTAGCCGATGATGATCGCCTGGATCCGGGCGTCGGGTGTGACCTGTTGCATTCCCCACTGGATCGTCTCCATCCCGCCGCTGGCCTTGAGCGTGTAGAGGATGACGATCGCACCGAAGACGATGATCAGGACGCTCACCGCTGTCACGACGCCGTGCAGCGAGAGGGCGGCCACGTACAGGAGTTCGAGGTCCCAACCGATCAGGGCTCCGGCGACGGCGGCCAGCCAGGCGAGCGGCATGGCACGGGTGGCCGGCCAGCGGAACCCGACCATGAGGACCAGCGCGACGAGGATCGGGAGCAGGGCGAGAAGAGCGAGCACGAAGGGGTCCTTTCGTCCGCCGCGACCGTAGGGTCGCGGGTGCGGGGGAGCGGACCGGGACGGCCACGGGTCGTCCGTGTGGACGGATGCGGCGAAGTGCCGGGGCGACGTCGGCGAGAGGCCGTCGGACAGGAGAATTCCACGGTAGGCCGTCGTGGCCGCGATGTCCAAGGTGGGGGACGGTCCATCACGGGTTCACATGAGCCGGTCTCATTCCGATTTCGTGAGACTTCCGGATGAGTGCTTTCGTCGAGGCAGGACAACCGTGAATGTCCACGACATTCCTGGCCCGTCAGGACGCTTCCCCCGTTCTCTCGCACCGGCTCGTGTCGGGCTCGCGCACCCCATCCCACGGGAGGGATCCCACATGCCGTCCGGACCCCTGGACATACTCACCACTCGCCCGGCCCGGCGTCCGATCGGACTCGCGGTGCTCTTGGCCTTGACCCTCTCGCCCGTGCTCGCGACGGCCCAGACGATCGACGTCGGGGGCTTCGTCAAGTCGTCGTACTACTACGACACTCGTCAGATCGCCGGTGCGCGAGAGGGCGACTTCGTGCTGTACCCAAAGCCGGAGGAACCGGTCGACGGCGAGGACGCGAACTCGACCGACAACCTGCTCTTCTTCCCGCTGTTCTCGCGCATCGCCTTCGCCGTGGGCGATCTGCCCTCGGTCTTCGGGGCAGAGGTCACCGGTCGCATCGAAGGGGACTTCCACGGAGCCAGCAACGACGTGCTGAACAGCTATCGTCTGCGTCGCGGGTACGTGAAGTTCTCCTGGGATCGGCACGAGGCGCTCTTCGGAATGGAGTGGTCGCCGACCTTCCTCGAGACCTGGCCGCGTACGGCCGCGACGGAAGCCGGCGTTCCGTACCACACCTTCTCACGGCTGCCCCAGGCGCGCTGGACCTACCGGCCCGACGGTTTCAAGGTCATCCTCCTGGCTGCGCAGGAACGGGACGCCTTCGCCGAACTCAGCGGACTGAAGTCGGCGCAGCAGGCCGGTCTTCCCATGTTCATGGCCTTCGCCGGGATCGAACGCGAGACCCTGCGCCTCGGCGCCGGGGCGTGGACGAAGTGGGTCCGCCCGACCCTCACCGCCGACCGGTTCAATGCCATGGCCTATCAGAGCTACGTCACCTGGTCGCCGTCGCCGTTCACCTTCCGCGCGAAGGTGACCTACGGGGAGGACCTGGCCGACCAGATCATGACGGGCGGATACGTGGTCGACGACACCGGAGAGGCCGTCTCGTTGCGGACGCTGGCCGCGTGGGGTGAGATCGAGACGAATCGAGAGGGCCTGAACCTCGGCTTCTTCGGCGGTTGGTTCACCAACCTGGGCGCGGGCGAGACCGTCGACGTCGCCGAGCTCGTCGACGATCCGGCAGATCCGGCGCGCAACGTGTTCGTGCGTGGGCTCACCATCGACCGCGGCTTCCGCGTGGCGCCGCGGGCCACCTACGACGTGGGACGGGTGCGCTTCGCCCTGGAGCTGCAGATCGACGACGCGGTCTACGCCTCGGCCCTCGATTCCGAACTCGCACCCGACCCGGCGGACGACGACGACTCGGTGACCAATGTTCGCACCGACTTCTCGGTGTTCCTGTTCTTCTAGTCGCGCGGGTCGTCACCCGGGGGGGCGGGTGGAGGCACCCGGGAACAGCGGCCGAGCCGGGGGCTCGACCTCTTGGCCGGAATGGTGGAGAATCGACCCCGCCGGTGTCCCGCGGGCGACACGGACTGCGTGACCGGCCGGGCTTCGGCGAGCGGGCGCGGGCGAAGACCGGGTTCCACGTTCCAACCGCGGTAGGTCTCTTCGGCCATGAAGCTTCGACATCTGCCGCGGGCCTTCGTGCCGACGCTGCGGTATCTACCCCTGCACTTCGATTCCCGCCGTCATGAGGTCTACGTCCATGGCCTGAAGCGTTCCGGCAATCACGCGGTCATCAACTGGATGATCCGCCAGGCCCGCGGTCCCGTGGCGTTCCTGAACAATGTCGAACCCGGCCGTTCGTTCCTGCGCCCCGCCGACAAGGTCATCGTGCCGGGCAACGGCAACGGTGCGGCTCCCCTGGTCATCGCGTCGTACGAGGACAAGGAACTCGCAGAGATCTCCGGACACCCACGAGAACGACGTCGCCGCGCGACGGGTGCCCACGTGGTCGAGCTGCTCGTCCTTCGTGATCCGTTCAACACCTTCGCCAGTCGCCATCGCCGCAAGCATCGCCCCTTCTGCCACGATCGCGCCTACCGCGAGTGGGTGAAGGCGCAGTGGAAGGACTACGCACGGGAATTCCTGGGCGAGACCGATCACCTTTCCTTCGGTCGCGTGGGTGTCGACTACAACCGGTGGTTCCGCGACGTCGACTACCGCCGCGCCCTGGCCGAGCGTCTCGATCTTCCGTTCAGCGACGCGGGCATCCGTGACGTGCCCGACTACGGCGGTGGCAGCTCCTTCGAGGGAACCGGATCCGACGGACGGGCCGACCGCATGGCGGTCATGGATCGCTGGAAGGAACTCCTCGACGACCAGGCCTTCGTCGATCTCTTCCGCGGCGACCACGAGCTGTTCGAACTCTCGCGGCGCATCTTCGGAGATCTCGAAGGCACCGAAGCCCTCGTGCGGGGTTGATGGGCGCGACCCGGAGTGGGTCTCGCGGCCCGGCCGGAGACCGGCGGGGCTAGTGGTCTTCGCCGCTCCGCTGGCAGAGCTCGAGCAGGATCCCGCCCGTCGCCTTCGGATGCACGAAACCGATGTGCGCGCCGCCCGCGCCGGTACGCGGCTCTTCGTCGATCAGGCGCACGCCGACCTCCTTCAGCGCGCCGAGTGCCCGGGCGCAGTCGGTGGCGCGCAGGGCCACGTGGTGCAGACCCGGGCCGCGCTTCTCGATGAACTTCGCGATGGGGGAGTCGTCGCCGGTGGGCTCGAGCAGTTCGAGATGACCCTTGCCCAGGTCGAAGACGGCGACCCTCACGCGGTCGGTCGCGACCTCGTCGTGGTAGAGCAGGGGCAGGCCGAGCAGGTCGCGGTACAGAGGCACCGACTCGTCGAGGCTGCGCACGGCCACGCCGATGTGGTCGAGGCCGGTGGTGAGCGGCCGGACGTCGTCGGGCAGGGTGTCGAGCACCCGCTGCACGCGGTCGAGATCGATCGTGGTCATGGTCGGGCCTCCTCGGGGTGTCGTCAGGGTGGGATCAGTCGTCCGATTCGGCAAGGCGCACGAGCAGGACATTGCTCTCCACGCTCTGCCCGGCGCTCACGAGGATCTCCTCGACCACGCCGTCGCCGGGGCTGGCGAGCTCGTTCTGCATCTTCATGGCCTCGAGCACGAGCAGGGGCTGGCCGCGCTCCACGGTGTCGCCGACGGCGCACTTGAGTTCGACGACGAGGCCCGGCATGTCGGCGCGGAGTTCACGCGCGGTGGCCCCGCCGGCGTCGACGTCCGCGGCGGCCGCACCGAGTTCGTCGTAGAGGTGCACCAGACCGCCCTTGCCGTTGACCAGCGCGCGCAATGCGGTGTCGGTGCGCGCGGTGAGGTCGACCAGGTACATGCGCCCGTCCAGACGCACGGACACGGTCCGACCGCCGTCGAGCACGATCGCGTCATCGATCTGCTGACCGTCGCTGGTCTCCACCCACACCTGGCCGCTGCCGTCGCGCACGAGCGTGGCCACGGTCTCGCGGTCCTCGGTGCGGACGATGTACTTCTTGCGCAGTTCCACGGCGTCCTCCCGGTTCAGGTACGGTTGCGGTGGTTCATGAGCGCGCGGCCCACGTGGCCCCAGCGCGACAATTCGGGCGGGGCCGAACCGGTGGCGTGGGACGCCTCGCCCACGCCGGCCTCGACCAGCGCGAGCGCGGCGGCCATGACGTCGTACTCGTCGTCCTGCAGGAAGGCCTTCAGCTCCTCGGGGTCGAAGCCGTCGAGCAGGCGGGTGGAGTAGCGGCCACGGCGGAACTCCTCGTGCTGCACCACCCAGCGGTGCAGGGCCACGTTGTGGACGAAGCCCAGCAGGCGGTACTCGTCGAGCGCGCGTCGGCTGCGCGCCAGGCAGGCCTCACGGTCCTCGCCGAACACGATGAGCTTCGAAAGCATCGGGTCGTAGTGCAGCGGGACGGTGTAGCCCTCGCGGATGCCGAGGTCGTTGCGGATGCCCGCACCTTGCGGCGTGCGCAGGCGCAGTACGGTGCCCAGACTCGGCGCGAAGTTGTTGAAGGGGTCCTCGGCGTAGATCCGGAACTCCATGGCGTGGCCGCGCTGGTGCAGGTTCTCCTGCCGCCAGGGCAGCTCGCGGCCGGCCGCGACCTCGACCTGCGCGCGCACCAGGTCGACGCCGACGACCTCCTCGGTCACGGGGTGCTCGACCTGCAGACGCGTGTTCATCTCGAGGAAGTAGAAGTCGTCGTTCTCGTCGGCGATGAACTCGACGGTGCCGGCGCCGTGGTAGTCGACCGCGCGCGCGGCGTCGACGGCGGCGGCGCACAGACGCTGCCGGGTGTCCTCGTCGATGCTCGGACTCGGGCTCTCCTCGATGACCTTCTGGTGGCGCCGCTGCACGCTGCACTCGCGCTCGAACAGGTGCACCACGTTGCCGTGCGTGTCGCCCATCACCTGCACCTCGAGGTGCCGCGGGCGCTCGATGAACTTCTCGACGAAGATCGACGGATCGCCGAAGGCGCTGCGGGCCTCGCCCATGGTGCGGTCGAGCGCCGAGGGCATCTCCTTGGCGCTCTGGACCACGCGCATGCCCTTGCCGCCGCCGCCCGAGGCGGCCTTGAGCAGCACCGGGTAGCCGATGCCCGCGGCCACCTCGATCGCGCGGTCGGGATCGGCCACCGGCTCGGTCAGGCCGGGCACGACCGGCACGCCGGCCTCTTCCATGATCTCGCGCGCGGAGAGCTTGTTGCCCATCGAACGCATCGATTCCGGCGTGGGGCCGATGAACGTGAAGCCGGCGTCGACGCAGGCCCTGGCGAACTCGGCGTTCTCGCTGAGGAAGCCGTAACCGGGATGGATCGCATCGACCTTCGCGGTGCGGGCCGCCTCGAGCACGCGCTCGATCGACAGGTAGCTCTCGCTGCTGGGGCCGGGCCCGACGGGGTAGGCCTCGTCGGCGAAGAGCGTGTGCCGCGCGGTGCGGTCGGGTTCGGAGTAGATCGCGCAGGCGACGATACCCATCTCGCGCAGCGTCGACTGCACGCGGATGGAGATCTCGCCGCGGTTGGCGATGAGGACCTTGCGGAACGGTGGTGGGGTGACGGCACTCATAGCGGCAGGTTCCCGTGCTTCTTGCGTGGCAGCTCCTGGCGCTTGTTGCGCAGCGAGCGCAGCGCGCTGATCAGACGTGGACGCGTGTCGCGCGGCTCGATGACGTCGTCGAGATAGCCGTGGCCGGCGGCCACGTAGGGATTCGCGAAACGCTCCTGGTACTCGGCGATCTTCTCCTGGCGCAGGGTGTCGGGATCGTCGGCGGCCTCGATCTCGCGGCGGTACAGGATGTTCACCGCGCCCTCGGGGCCCATGACGGCCAGCTCGGCGGTGGGCCAGGCCACGTTCCAGTCGCCGCGGATGTGCTTCGAGCTCATCACGTCGTAGGCGCCGCCGTAGGCCTTGCGCGTGATCACGGTGAGCTTGGGCACCGTGGCCTCGCAATAGGCGTACAGGAGCTTCGCGCCGTGTTTGATCAGCCCGCCGAACTCCTGCTCGGTGCCGGGAAGGAATCCGGGAACGTCCTCGAAGGTCACCAGCGGTACGTTGAAGCAGTCGCAGGTGCGGACGAAGCGCGCTCCCTTGATGCTCGCGTCGATGTCGAGCACGCCGGCCAGCACCTTGGGCTGGTTGGCCACGATACCGACGCTCTGTCCACCCAGACGCGCGTAGCCGATCACGATGTTCCCCGCGTAGTCGGGCTGGATCTCGAGGAAGTCGCCGTCGTCGACCACGCAGCGGATGACGTCCTTGATGTCGTAGGGCTGCTTCGAGCTGTCGGGCACGATCTCGTCGAGCCGGGGATCGCGCCGGTCGAGCGGATCATGACAGGTGAGCAGCGGCGGGTCCTCGAGGTTGTTCTGCGGCAGGAAGCCCAACAGCTTCTTGATGAACAGCAGGCATTCCTGGTCACTGCTGGCCATCGCGTGGGCCACGCCGCTCTTCGTGCTGTGCGTGGCCGCGCCGCCGAGTTCCTCGAAGGTCACGTCCTCGTTGGTGACCATCTTGATCACGTTCGGGCCGGTCACGAACATGTGGCTCGTGCCCTCGACCATGATCGTGAAGTCGGTGATCGCGGGCGAGTACACCGCGCCGCCCGCGCAGGGACCCATGATGGCCGAGATCTGCGGCACCACACCGCTGGCCATGGTGTTGCGCCAGAAGACCTCGGCGTAGCCGGCCAGGCTGAGCACGCCCTCCTGGATGCGCGCGCCGCC
The sequence above is a segment of the Candidatus Krumholzibacteriia bacterium genome. Coding sequences within it:
- a CDS encoding L-lactate permease; translated protein: MLALLALLPILVALVLMVGFRWPATRAMPLAWLAAVAGALIGWDLELLYVAALSLHGVVTAVSVLIIVFGAIVILYTLKASGGMETIQWGMQQVTPDARIQAIIIGYMFTAFVEGAAGFGTPAALAAPLLISLGFPPLAAAVVCLVFNSFPVTFGAVGTPIVLGLRYVHPLVERAIAADVPGLPFDSVEGFNALVGQWATVLHAPMIILLPIFVLGFMTRSFGPERSWAPGLRAWRFCVFAAVSFLVPYLAFAWLVGPEFPSLIGGLVGLGVIVLGAKKGWFVPAETWDFGPRTGWDADWTGEITADTSGELKPRMSQFRAWLPYVLIGAILVVTRIPELGLKDVLSGVAIPFDGILGFENVNNAIAILYLPGTIPFVLVALLTIGLHRMPGPAVRAAWGESVAKMKNPAIALVFAVALVSIFRLSATNPQGLPSMPLALAEVVAATVGNAWPVVASFIGGLGSFITGSNTVSDLLFAEFQWGVATELGLSRTITVAAQAVGGAMGNMVCIHNIVAVCAVVGLSGREGVILRRTVWPFLVYGLVVGIVASLLMLVAFPDTF
- the mce gene encoding methylmalonyl-CoA epimerase; translation: MTTIDLDRVQRVLDTLPDDVRPLTTGLDHIGVAVRSLDESVPLYRDLLGLPLLYHDEVATDRVRVAVFDLGKGHLELLEPTGDDSPIAKFIEKRGPGLHHVALRATDCARALGALKEVGVRLIDEEPRTGAGGAHIGFVHPKATGGILLELCQRSGEDH
- a CDS encoding acyl-CoA carboxylase subunit beta, whose product is MGDIVRKKIEELRRQREKALEGGGPERIEKIHASGRLTARERINLLVDEGSFDESGVFVTHRSHEFGLENNRPPGDGMVTGVGRVDGRPVALFAQDFTVFGGSMSESNAWKICRLMDFAMDNGLPVIGLNDSGGARIQEGVLSLAGYAEVFWRNTMASGVVPQISAIMGPCAGGAVYSPAITDFTIMVEGTSHMFVTGPNVIKMVTNEDVTFEELGGAATHSTKSGVAHAMASSDQECLLFIKKLLGFLPQNNLEDPPLLTCHDPLDRRDPRLDEIVPDSSKQPYDIKDVIRCVVDDGDFLEIQPDYAGNIVIGYARLGGQSVGIVANQPKVLAGVLDIDASIKGARFVRTCDCFNVPLVTFEDVPGFLPGTEQEFGGLIKHGAKLLYAYCEATVPKLTVITRKAYGGAYDVMSSKHIRGDWNVAWPTAELAVMGPEGAVNILYRREIEAADDPDTLRQEKIAEYQERFANPYVAAGHGYLDDVIEPRDTRPRLISALRSLRNKRQELPRKKHGNLPL
- a CDS encoding FAD-binding and (Fe-S)-binding domain-containing protein, with amino-acid sequence MDASNVIPVTATEADPGVARLHDALRTAVADAERVQTRPIDLVAWASDASFYHLLPRAVVHPIDVDEVRRVVGVGHEFGVPVTFRAAGTSLSGQAVTDGILVVLSRAWEEIDALDDGAYVRVQPAVIGAQVNRFLVPFGRRIGPDPASIDSCMMGGILANNASGMCCGVDENAYHTIASAKVLLADGTLIDTGVPDAAATLEREAPQVAEGLRRVRAEVLADEKLTERIRTKYRQKNTTGYALNALIDHEEPIDILPRLLIGSEGTLAFIAEATLETLPTYPVKTTSFMLFDSPAQAAEATRVLAGSGARAVEFFDRASLAAVDDVARELLGQDVTFHDGSSALLVEYQVATEEELAALQTAITAAVAEIDLARPAEFTRDVARQALIWKARKGLYPAVGAVRAAETTVIIEDVAVPVDRLPECVEGLQQLFDRHGYGGSIIFGHAKDGNLHFVITQRFDDEIATRRYADFMDDLVELIAHRLGGALKAEHGTGRNIAPFVEAEWGSEALAVMKRLKAIFDPDGVLNPGVVLNDDPTCHLQNLKHLPSAAPEVDACVECGFCEKVCPSVDLTLSPRRRIAVLRHVERLRHARPLANGDGPAIDRTIDSLLADYDYAGLDTCAADGLCSTACPVGIDTGHMVKRLRDEQNGTGRHRIARWIVDNARTTETAMRLGVRSAHALEGVLGAGAVRGAVAVARKVTGWQLPDWVPSQPHAPRSLDFMTDAPPAAPEAIVFPTCVSRIMGRPRGHDASQTEILLTLCERAGVRAWAPAALGGACCGLAMASKGHAAASIDLLADLVGRLHELSDGGRVPVVIDASSCTHAALENGQTLEGAARRQWEDLDLRDVTRFARETLVPRLTIEPTDAVAFVHPNCAARHFGADTDLVACVDAASRQVIVPENLACCATAGDRGLIFPELSASALRREKGDLEAAGAQRFVSSNLTCETGLGAQTGRPFESFLYLLEETSRPAESESEGR
- a CDS encoding acetyl-CoA carboxylase biotin carboxylase subunit, encoding MSAVTPPPFRKVLIANRGEISIRVQSTLREMGIVACAIYSEPDRTARHTLFADEAYPVGPGPSSESYLSIERVLEAARTAKVDAIHPGYGFLSENAEFARACVDAGFTFIGPTPESMRSMGNKLSAREIMEEAGVPVVPGLTEPVADPDRAIEVAAGIGYPVLLKAASGGGGKGMRVVQSAKEMPSALDRTMGEARSAFGDPSIFVEKFIERPRHLEVQVMGDTHGNVVHLFERECSVQRRHQKVIEESPSPSIDEDTRQRLCAAAVDAARAVDYHGAGTVEFIADENDDFYFLEMNTRLQVEHPVTEEVVGVDLVRAQVEVAAGRELPWRQENLHQRGHAMEFRIYAEDPFNNFAPSLGTVLRLRTPQGAGIRNDLGIREGYTVPLHYDPMLSKLIVFGEDREACLARSRRALDEYRLLGFVHNVALHRWVVQHEEFRRGRYSTRLLDGFDPEELKAFLQDDEYDVMAAALALVEAGVGEASHATGSAPPELSRWGHVGRALMNHRNRT
- a CDS encoding biotin/lipoyl-containing protein is translated as MELRKKYIVRTEDRETVATLVRDGSGQVWVETSDGQQIDDAIVLDGGRTVSVRLDGRMYLVDLTARTDTALRALVNGKGGLVHLYDELGAAAADVDAGGATARELRADMPGLVVELKCAVGDTVERGQPLLVLEAMKMQNELASPGDGVVEEILVSAGQSVESNVLLVRLAESDD